One Cryptococcus decagattii chromosome 9, complete sequence DNA window includes the following coding sequences:
- a CDS encoding 3-deoxy-7-phosphoheptulonate synthase, with translation MSATPSPDRNRPLDDRKVTGYDPLIPPALLRHDLPVPPVASKTISASRRATSSIVRGTDPLSRLVVVVGPCSIHDVDQAKEYASRLRKGVQEGRWPGLEVVMRVYFEKPRTTVGWKGLINDPDIDGSFKINKGLRMARELLCDINAMGMPVGCELLDTISPQFIADLISWGAIGARTTESQLHRELASGASFPIGFKNGTDGSVGVAIDAMQSASHPHCFMGINSQGMASIVKTSGNKDCHVILRGGTGGPNYAAEHVQKALSTMRSKNPDVFASIMVDCSHGNSSKNHLNQPKVAADVAAQIAAGEVGITGIMFESNLKGGKQSSDKGRDNLEYGVSITDACVDWEMTVDMLDNLNQASLARRALLESQEANANGHLNGDTPAVKRLKADE, from the exons ATGTCTGCCACTCCATCTCCAGACAGGAACAGGCCCCTCGACGACAGGAAGGTCACCGGT TACGACCCCCTCATCCCTCCCGCTCTCCTCCGACATGACCTTCCCGTTCCACCCGTCGCTTCCAAGACCATCTCTGCTTCTCGACGAGccacctcttccatcgTGCGCGGTACCGACCCCCTTTCTCGATTGGTTGTCGTTGTCGGTCCTTGCAGTATCCACGATGTGGACCAGGCCAAGGAGTACGCCTCCAGGCTGAGAAAAGGCGTGCAGGAGGGAAGGTGGCCTGGTTTGGAAGTCGTTATGAGAGTCTACTT TGAAAAGCCCAGAACGACTGTCGGGTGGAAGGGTCTCATCAATGACCCCGATATCGACGGTTCCTTCAAGATCAACAAGGGTCTGAGAATGGCTAGGGAGCTCTTGTGCGACATCAACGCCATGGGTATGCCCGTCGGTTGTGAGCTCCTTGATACTATTAG CCCTCAGTTTATTGCCGATCTCATTAGTTGGGGTGCTATCGGTGCCCGAACCACCGAGTCACAACTCCACCGAGAGCTCGCTTCCGGTGCATCTTTCCCCATCGGCTTCAAGAACGGTACAGATGGTTCAGTGGGTGTTGCCATCGACGCTATGCAGTCCGCCTCCCACCCTCACTGTTTCATGGGTATCAACTCCCAGGGTATGGCCAGTATCGTCAAGACGTCTGGCAACAAAGATTGTCATGTCATCTTGAGAGGTGGCACTGGTGGTCCCAACTACGCTGCTGAGCACGTACAAAAGGCTCTTTCCACCATGCGTTCCAAGAACCCTGATGTCTTTGCTTCTATTATGGTCGACTGCTCTCACGGCAACTCCTCAAAGAACCATCTCAACCAGCCCAAGGTCGCCGCCGACGTTGCTGCCCAAATCGCTGCGGGCGAAGTCGGTATCACGGGTATCATGTTTGAGAGCAACTTGAAGGGTGGCAAGCAAAGCAGTGACAAGGGGAGAGACAACCTTGAGTACGGAGTATCAATCACCGATG CTTGTGTCGATTGGGAAATGACCGTTGACATGCTTGACAACCTCAACCAAGCCTCCCTTGCCCGAAGAGCCCTTCTCGAATCCCAGGAAGCCAATGCCAACGGTCATCTCAACGGCGACACCCCTGCTGTCAAGAGGCTGAAGGCTGACGAGTAA
- a CDS encoding transcription and mRNA export factor SUS1 gives MSHVDNTVDEATINAIRQRLLETGDWERIQKLLRAHLEESGWVDDLKDLAKEKARAQDVPNLENLVKQISESAAGMVSANVKRDVMLEIESVLDREVEQA, from the exons atgTCTCACGTCGACAACACAGTCGATGAGGCCACGATCAACGCCATCCGCCAAAGATTACTGGAAACGGGCGATTGGGAGCG AATACAAAAGCTATTAAGGGCACATTTAGAAGAGAGCGGATGGGTCGATGACCTCAAGGACCTGGCAAAAG AAAAAGCTCGGGCTCAGGATGTCCCAAATCTTGAAAACCTCGTCAAACAAATCAGTGAGAGTGCAGCTG GTATGGTGAGCGCCAACGTCAAGCGTGACGTGATGCTCGAAATTGAAAGTGTGCTCGATCGTGAGGTTGAGCAGGCATGA
- a CDS encoding ribose-5-phosphate isomerase, with protein MPSPTVDLLKQKTANLPNAPVNVTPVSTFIPPTQPVTAGNQLPTSVPLPVLPAVEAAKRLAAYAAVDRHVAVEHKVIGVGSGSTVPYVVDRILAQGFEANKDRVFLPTGFQSKELIVKAGLTLGDVDQYARIDVTIDGADEVDNALNSIKGGGACQLREKVLAEAADTWIIVADYRKNSEILGTTWTKGIPIEVVPFAYAKVLTNLAHMGSPHVLPNGQPGLSLRMAKMKAGPVVTDNGNFIIDAPFSEEQMRKPEELLYKIKMLTGVVEVGLFCGMAKAAYFGNEDGSVTIRSDDGTVSQL; from the exons ATGCCTTCCCCAACCGTAGACCTCCTCAAGCAAAAGACAGCAAACCTGCCAAATGCTCCTGTCAATGTCACGCCTGTCAGCACT TTTATCCCTCCTACTCAGCCTGTGACGGCTGGAAATCAGCTACCTACTTCTGTCCCTCTCCCTGTCCTGCCTGCTGTTGAAGCTGCTAAACGTTTGGCAGCCTATGCCGCTGTGGACCGACATGTCGCGGTTGAGCACAAA GTCATTGGTGTCGGATCAGGATCCACTGTCCCCTATGTTGTGGACAGGATACTTGCTCAAGGCTTTGAAGCCAATAAAGACCGGGTTTTCCTTCCTACCGGCTTCCAGTCTAAAGAGCTTATCGTTAAAGCCGGATTGACTTTGGGTGACGTGGACCAGTATGCTCGAATTGATGTGACCATTGATGGTGCCGATGA GGTCGACAACGCGCTCAACTCTATCAAGGGTGGTGGAGCTTGTCAACTTCGTGAAAAGGTCCTCGCAGAGGCTGCTGATACCTGGATCATCGTGGCTGATTACCGCAAGAACTCTGAAATTCTCGGCACTACT TGGACTAAAGGAATTCCTATCGAAGTCGTCCCCTTTGCTTACGCCAAAGTCCTCACCAATCTCGCGCACATGGGCTCCCCACATGTCCTTCCCAACGGTCAGCCTGGTCTCAGCTTGCGTATGGCAAAGATGAAGGCCGGACCTGTGGTCACCGATAATGGAAACTTTATCATTGATGCTCCCTTTTCTGAGGAGCAAATGCGAAAGCCTGAAGAG CTATTGTACAAGATCAAAATGTTGACTGGTGTCGTTGAAGTTGGACTTTTCTGTGGCATGGCCAAGGCCGCGTACTTTGGTAACGAG GACGGCTCCGTCACAATCCGTTCTGATGATGGTACTGTTTCTCAGCTGTAG